Within the Rosa rugosa chromosome 2, drRosRugo1.1, whole genome shotgun sequence genome, the region AAAGGGTGCTCCTTATGTTGGTGGAAAGTAAGATTTCTGAGGAGAGCTTTGATTTATTTTTAAGTATATAACTGAACTGCTACTTTGAGCCACTTTGTTTAGATTAATCAGGATGAATTATTATTTGACTCATGAAGTTCTTGTAGTTTCAGACAAGGACCATTGCCGACTACAACTGTCTTTGTTTAAGTATAATAATCACATGGGCGGGTACTCAATAGTAGGCCCTGTATGAAACATTGTGGTGTAGACTTAAATTGATTAACGACACTTCTAGCTTCACAAGTCCTTTGTATGTAATACATACAGTAGGCCTTAGAGGTGGCCCAGTTGGTTTGTTGATATAAAACATGAATAAATGAATATAACAACTGTGATCTAATTTACCCGAGTGTTGCTCAGAGTATATTTGCTATATAGTAAGAGTTTTCTTTATTTAAGCCTAATAAGGAAGGAGATTGTTGTTAAGTTGCTAACACTTATTTTGCTAGGGGAAAGGTTGCAGCCTGTGCTAAGCATTATCTAGGAGATGGTGGCACAACCAAGGGCATCAACGAGAACAACACTGTGATTGATTGGAATGGACTGCTTAGCATTCACATGCCCGCATACCTCAACTCCATCCTTAAGGGTGTTGCAACAGTTATGGTGTCTTACTCGAGTTGGAATGGAAAGAAAATGCATGCTAATCAAGACCTTGTAACAGGATATCTCAAGAACAAGCTCCGTTTCAGGGtaaagaaaataatttaaaatgacTTGTTTAATAAACTGAATTTTTTGTTGACATTGTCTAGTCTAGTGAACTGGATGGATTGTTATCAGTTTTGGGCATAacgtttttgtttttgctgcTGTTGCCAGGGTTTCGTCATTTCAGATTGGGAAGGCATTGACAGGATTACATCTCCTCCCAAGGCTAACTATTCATATTCAGTTCAAGCAGGAGTTAGTGCTGGAATAGACATGGTTAGTCTGAATTTTCGTAAGCTCTATGATGTCTTGAAGTATAACTTCTGGTTGTGTTATTTAAGCTATTGTCAACTGGCTACATAATAATACTACCTCAAGTCGAGACATTTAAGGTTCTTATATTCAATTGCTAACCCATCTAGAATTGTTACAGATCATGGTCCCCTACAACTTTACCGAGTTCATTGATGACCTGACATATCAAGTCAAGAATAATATCATCCCCATGAGCAGGATTGACGATGCTGTGAAGAGAATTTTGAGGGTTAAGTTTGTCATGGGCCTTTTTGAAAGTCCCTTGGCTGATCTCAGCCTAGCTGACCAGCTAGGAAGCAAGGTATGTTTGTTTCAAATTTTCCATTATAAAATAATTTGATCATTTTTGTCTTGCTCATTCAAATCCTTCTTAATCAAATGCCACAGGAACATAGGTCATTGGCAAGGGAAGCTGTAAGAAAATCACTTGTTCTTCTAAAGAATGGAAAATCTGCAAACAAACCACTGCTTCCCCTATCCAAGAAAGCAGGAAAGATACTAATAGCAGGAAGTCATGCAGACAACTTGGGCTTTCAATGTGGAGGCTGGACGATCACATGGCAAGGCCTCGGTGGCAATAATCTTACAGTTGGTATGTCAAAGCAAATCATGAAGCATTCATCCTCTTTTTACTAATTGAACACTGGCCATATCTGCAAAAAATATCTCAAGAGTTTCACTTGAACACAGTGTCAGTATGTTGCAGCGGAATGCTATTAGATACCATCTAGTAAACAAAAATCCCTGCAATGTATTTGCACATGTGGTATGTAGAGTCTCTAATATCACTTAAATTGCAGTCCAAATACTGACTTACAAATTCTGTAACAGGTACCACAATCCTCAATGCCATGAAAACTACAGTTGATCCTACCACTCAAGTTGTCTACAACGAGAACCCTGATGCAAACTTTGTGAAGTCCAACAAATTCTCCTATGCTGTTGTTGTTGTGGGTGAGCCGCCATATGCTGAAACATTTGGAGATAGCTTGAATCTGACCATATCTGAACCTGGACTGAGCACAATCAACAATGTTTGTGGAGCTGTGAAATGTGTTGTGGTTGTTATTTCTGGCCGCCCTGTTGTGATCCAACCCTACCTTGCTAAAATTGACGCGCTTGTCGCGGCTTGGCTTCCCGGAACTGAAGGTCAAGGTGTTGCTGACGTTTTGTTTGGTGACTATGGATTCACAGGAAAGCTTGCACGTACATGGTTCAAATCAGTAGACCAGCTCCCAATGAATGTTGGTGATGCACATTATGACCCTCTATTTCCGTTTGGATTTGGTCTAACTACTAAGCCAACCAAGAATTTCTAAAACACAAATCCTGGACGGGTTTGTATCTGCTCCTTTTGTCTTTGCTATTTCATGATTGACATTCCATTTCCCTAAGGAGCATAACATAATGTTGTATCATACTTGAGTGGTTGTTCAAGGAAATTAATCAGCAGAGTTCAGGACTGCCCTTCACGCCAATTATTTGAGACCTCGTTTGTCATGTACTCATGTTTATTGTTTaacacttcaagttcggactttGATTTTAGAAATTTTACGGTGATGCAATAAAGATCAAACAAAagttccagaaaaaaaaaatgtcataataATCCTTGCAACTTTGTATTGCAAGTACAAAGAACCATAATATGATGA harbors:
- the LOC133732698 gene encoding uncharacterized protein LOC133732698 — protein: MARFSTPILGLLLLCCLSALTEATYSKYKDPKQPVNARIRDLMKRMTLAEKIGQMVQIEREVATPDVMTKYFIGSVLSGGGSVPAPKASAETWVNLVNGMQKGSLSTRLGIPMIYGIDAVHGHNNVYNATIFPHNVGLGATRDPALVKRIGEATALEVRATGIPYAFAPCIAVCRDPRWGRCYESYSEDHKIVQAMTEIIPGLQGDMPPSFQKGAPYVGGKGKVAACAKHYLGDGGTTKGINENNTVIDWNGLLSIHMPAYLNSILKGVATVMVSYSSWNGKKMHANQDLVTGYLKNKLRFRGFVISDWEGIDRITSPPKANYSYSVQAGVSAGIDMIMVPYNFTEFIDDLTYQVKNNIIPMSRIDDAVKRILRVKFVMGLFESPLADLSLADQLGSKEHRSLAREAVRKSLVLLKNGKSANKPLLPLSKKAGKILIAGSHADNLGFQCGGWTITWQGLGGNNLTVGTTILNAMKTTVDPTTQVVYNENPDANFVKSNKFSYAVVVVGEPPYAETFGDSLNLTISEPGLSTINNVCGAVKCVVVVISGRPVVIQPYLAKIDALVAAWLPGTEGQGVADVLFGDYGFTGKLARTWFKSVDQLPMNVGDAHYDPLFPFGFGLTTKPTKNF